A part of Paramisgurnus dabryanus chromosome 15, PD_genome_1.1, whole genome shotgun sequence genomic DNA contains:
- the mpc2b gene encoding mitochondrial pyruvate carrier 2b → MAMVGLRASYHRILNRIEHLLPAKLRPIYNHPAGPKTVFFWAPMFKWGLVMAGLADLTRPADKLSTSQSAVLTATGLIWSRYSLVIIPKNWNLFAVNFFVGGAGGSQLYRIWQYKREQKAKQKETAAQA, encoded by the exons ATGGCAATGGTGGGACTGAGAGCTTCTTACCACAGAATCCTCAACAGGATTGAGCATTTGCTGCCGGCTAAGCTGAGACCCATTTATAACCATCCTGCAG GTCCAAAGACTGTATTCTTTTGGGCACCAATGTTTAAATGG GGTCTGGTCATGGCTGGTTTAGCAGATCTGACACGTCCAGCCGACAAACTAAGTACCTCGCAGTCTGCTGTACTGACAGCCACAG GTCTCATTTGGTCCAGGTATTCCCTGGTTATTATTCCCAAGAACTGGAACCTCTTTGCTGTAAACTTCTTTGTTGGAGGGGCAGGAGGCTCACAGCTGTACAGAATATGGCA GTATAAGCGGGAACAGAAGGCAAAACAGAAGGAGACTGCTGCACAAGCTTAA